The DNA segment AAAACGACGACCGCACTCCACGCATTCGCGACGGCGCCTAATGTAGGAACCGATAGCGCGGCTATCGACTACCTTGTCGTTATCTTTCTTGCAAAACGGACAAATCATAATTAGTAGGAAGTAGGAAGTAGGAAGTAGGAAGTGAGATGCATTCTGTCTACTTCCTACCGTCTACTGTCTACTATGCGTTATTCTTCTTGAAGTCCTCGATGTTTGCCTTGTATTCAGCCAGGTATTCCTTAGCGGCTGCCACAACAGCTTCCGGAGTGTAACCGAATTCCTTTTCAAGCACACCTGCCGGAGCGGAAGCGCCGAAGCGTTCCAGACCGGAAACCTTGCCGAAGCCACCCACAACCTGGGCGAACAAGAGCGGGAGGCCGCTGGACTTTGCAAACACCGGAGTCCAAGGAGTGATGATAGAATCGCGGTATTCCTTGCTCTGGCTCATGAAGAGGGCCGGGCTAATCATGGAAACCACGCGGACCTTGAGGCCTTCTGCGCGGAGAACTTCTGCAGCGTCGTGAGTCAAGAGAACGTCGGAACCGTTGGAAACGAAAGTGAGATCCGGACGGTCGGAACCGCAGTTGTCGCTGACGACGTAGGCACCCTTACGGCACTTGGCAGCTTCTGCCTTGCGGTCGCCGGGGAGTGTCTTCACGTTCTGGCGGGTCAGGATAATGGTGGTGGGGCTGTCGTTATTTTCGAAAGCCATTTCCCAGGCAGCCACAGTTTCGAAGGCGTCGGCCGGGCGGAGCACCAGCATTTCGGACTTGCCCTTGTTGGGGCCGTGGGTCTTCTTGAGACCTTCCAGAAGACGGATCTGGGTTTCGTGTTCGATAGGTTCGTGGGTCGGACCGTCTTCGCCAACGCGGAAGCTGTCGTGAGTGTACATGAACTTCACAGGCAGGCCCATGAGGGCAGCCATACGGAGAATGGGCTTCATGTAGTCGCTGAACACGAAGAAGGTTGCGCAAATCGGATAAAGACCGCCGTGAAGGGCGATACCGCAGCAAATAGCACCCATGGTCAGTTCTGCAACGCCAACCTGAACAAAGCCGCCCTTGAAGTCGTTAGCACGGAAGATGCCGGTCTTGTTGAGGAAGGCCTGGGTGTTATCGGAGTTGGAAAGGTCAGCAGAAGAGCAAATGCAGTTCTTGACGTTTTCTGCAAGGTGGCCGAGAATGGTACCGGAAGTAACGCGGGTTGCAACCCCTTCCTTCAGTTCCAGACCGGAGAGGTCGATCTTCGGAGCGTTGCCGGAGAGCCAATCCTTGAGGGTTGCAGCCTTTTCGGGATTTGCAGCATCCCAGGCAGCCTTGGCCTTCTTCCAGGCTTCAACTTCCTTGCGGAGTTCGGCCTTGCGAGCTTCGAAAGCTTCTGCAACTTCCGAGAAAATCTTGAAGGGATCAGCCGGATCGCCACCGAGATTCTTGACGGTAGCATCGGTAGAAGCGCCTGCTGCGTTCAGCGGCTGACCGTGAGTGGAGACAGCGCCTTCGAAGGACTTGCCGTCTTCGGCGATGGCGCCCTTGGCCATGGTGGTATGACCGATGACGATAGTGGGCTTTTCTGTTTCTGCCCATGCAGCCTTGAAGGCTTCACGGAGAGAGGCGATGTCAGAACCGTCAGCCACGTCGATAACACGGAAGCCCCATGCTTCGTACTGCTTCTTGAAGTCGTGGCTCATCACGTCTTCGCAACGGCAGGACAGCTGGACCTGGTTTGCATCGTAGAAGAAAATCAAGTTAGAGAGTTTGAGATGACCAGCAACGCGACCCACACCGTAGGCGATTTCTTCTTCGAGACCGCCGTCGGAAACCAGGCAGACCACCTTGTGGTTCAGGATGTCGCCGAAACGTTCCACCATGAAGCGTTCTGCAATGGCGTTACCCAGGGCTACAGCATGACCGATGCCCAGAGGACCACTGGAGTTTTCGATGCCCAGAGCAAAGTCCACTTCGGGGTGACCCGGAGTACGGCTGTTAAGCTGGCGGAAGTTCTTCAGGTCTTCCATGTTGAGCTTGCCCTGGATGGCAAGTTCGGAATAAAGAAGCGCAGACATATGGCCCGGATCCATGAAGAAACGGTCACGGGCTTCCCAGTTGGGGTTTTCAGGGTCAAAACGAAGGAATTCTGCGAAAAGCAGGGTGATGGCGTCTGCTGCACCCATAGCTCCACCCGGATGACCGGACTTAGCCTTCTGCACCATGGCAGCGGAAAGAATTCGAACGTTGTCGGCCGCTTTAGTAACGATCGCGTCTTGCACTTTTTTACCTCTCTCTAGATATAAGGCGATGAGCCGCCTATAAAAATTCCGTGCCAAATGTAGCTTTTTTATACTAGGCGCTCAAGTCGAAAAGGAGAAAAACGCACTTTCCAATGAAAAACGGGTATTTTTACTGAACATCAGTGCAGTTTCCGTGTTTTCAGCAGACCTATTCAATGGGCTAAAAAAGAAGGTAGGAAACCCCAAGGACGATTCCAACGGAATGAAAATTATAAACATGCGCGGCAAAATCCTTGTTAAACGACTCACTCATCTGCACGTTCCATCTCAAGTCCAGATTAAAATGATCCGCCAAAATAACACACATACCAAAAATAAGGTCGTAATCCACAGATGACCGAAGATTCTTTTTAATCAAATTTTCCGATCCTAAACTAGCCGTTAATGGAATGTTTACCTGAGCGCCTACATCAAACATTACATTCCACCGAGCGCCCTTGAAGGCTAGCAACATCGGAATGGCCAAGCGAGTCTGTTCCAGATCTCGACGTTCCTCCACAAGCTCATCCTTTTCTCTTCTTAAAAAGCTTTCTGAATTTTTCGAAAACGAGTACTCATACAACACTCCCAGCCGTAAGGCGACATCGTTATACACCCCAATGGGAATTTGAGCAACGATTCCTACCGAAAAAGAGATCCCATTAAATTTCCCTGTAGTATCGCTTCTTTCCCTATAATCCTGAATTTCGTAATCCGCACTCGCTAAGTCCATATACCCCAGCGTTATGCCAAGTCCTAAATTCCAATCCAGAGGCACCACCCTCATCTTGGCTTCCTCTACCGTGATTTCCGTGTGGGTAACACTATCCATCACATAATGTTGCGCATGATAAACGCTATCCTTGTAAGCTTTCGTCTCTTCCGGTCTAATGCGTATAATACGATAGCCCTCGAGAGTCCGTTCCGGCAAGGAATCTTCAGCGAAGGAGAAAACAGTAAGAAAAAGGAACAAGCAGCAACATAAATGTTTCATGTTCCCTCTCCTAATAACACTTGTTGTCGTTCAACAAAGCAACCAATTCAGACTCGGATAAATACTCATCGCACCGATACGCTTCATCTTCTACGGGCTTGTCCATATTAGGCGCTCCGTCCACAAGCAGTCCAATGGACGCCCCAATTCCAGCTCCGATAGCTGCACCAAGCGCAATCATCTGCCCCCAAACAGCGCCGTCCTGAGCCATGAAGGCGGCGATCCATCCACCAGCAAGCCCCGAAAAACCCAATACGATTCCTCCCGTCAACGCCCCCCAAACAATACCATGCAACGGATGGTTCCTACTTAAATAGGAGTTATTCTTAAAACCTTTCTTGCATATTGTGATGCTATCTTTCGGGATAATTGTAAATAGGCCTTTATTAAGAGAATCGTCATAGAACCAGCGATCTGTCGAATAACCCTGAGCGCTGGGTAAAACGATATAATCATTCTGGGGATCGTAACAGAACCGGTCTATCATAAATAAAGTTGTATCCGTTTCCGTCCGAGATTCATAAGCAAGCTCTCTAGACTGGGTCTTGGGAATAACGCCCTCGTACTTGACAACTTCCGCCTTACTTTTTTCCGGCTTATCCAGAGGATGATATATGCGGGACTCCGTAGGATTTGCACATCCCGTCAAAAGCAGAAAAAACAGAAACAGCAGAAACAATAAACGCTTCACATTAACCTTCAGGAAATACCATCCTTGAATATATACAAATCTTTTATCTATATTTCGGGCACTTAGGAGTTTTTGATGAAAGCGACTGTTTTACGTATTTTGAAGAACCTCGCCCACCCGGGAACCATCATAGGCATTATCGCATCTATGGCGATTCCCTTTCTGGTATATCTCGCCCCCAATATTGGCCACAAGGATATCATCCAGCAGCTGGATCTGTACCTTCCCTTCCCCTTGTTTGCGATCCAGTTCATTGCCTCCATCGTACTCTTCGTACTGTTGCAGAAGGATTTCAGGAACTGGATCAAGACCATCCTGCCGGAAAAGAAGTTCACCATCCTCATGGTCCTTTTCACTCTGGCAGTCACCATTTTTGCAGCTACCCAGATCGAAGCCCGTCACCGCGTTCAGAGTGACGAAAGCGTATTCATGTCTGTAGCCCAGAACATGTATTACAACCAGGAATCTGGCACTTGCAACCAGGGCTATTTCGAGGATGGAAAACTCACTTGCGTTTCCAAGTCCAACAGTTTCAAGACCAAGGGACTTTCCTTCCTGTACACCTTAGGCATCCCCCTGCTGGGCACGGACCTCCACTGGATTTTCAACTTCGAGCTGTTGCTGTTGCCTTTGGCAGTTCTCCTCATGTTCCTGGCGGTGGTCGCCTGGACAAGGCAGCCTCTCCTGGCGTTTTTCGCAGCGCTCCTTACTGCACTGCAGCCCACCGTACTTTTCCAGTTCCGCTCCATGTCCGTGGAGCCTCTCTATGTTTTCCTTTCCGCACTTTCTGTACTGACCTTCCGTTACGCATATGATCGCAATACAGTAAAACACTGGGCCCTGTTCGCCCTGATTCTCGCCTTCTTTGCACAGACCCGTCAGGAAACAGTCTTCTGTTTCGCGCCTTTCATTCTGGTTTCCCTGCCGAAACTTCTGGACCAGAAGAGCGCCAAGGCACCTACCTTCTTCGTTCTTTTGTCCCTGTTCTCCGTGCCGGTGCTTTTAACCATCAGCTATTTCCAGGGTTTCGGATTCCAGGGCGGTGAATTTGAAGCTCACGGTCACTTCCTGGAAGATGTTTCCAGGAACTGGGAAGTCATGACCAAGCCCCTGAACGACAAGGGCGAACTGGTCAACCCCTTCCTCACCTATTTTAACTACCTGTTTGCCGTAGGCGGAATCTGCCTGATTCTCAAGGCGATCTTTGACGCATTCACCCGCAAGGACAGGTACCGTTTCTTCTTCCTGGAATTTCTGGTCTTCCTGGTCCTTTACCACCTGCAGACCTACGTCATCCTGGAAAACGTCTCCGGCGACTTTACCATCGAAATTAACCAGCGCTACAGTCTGGTCATGCTGCCCTCCATGGCAATCCTTGGTGCAATTCCTGTATCCTACCTGATTCTATTCGCAGCAAAGCTAGTCAGTTCCAAGCGCACCACAACAGTAGCCTGCATTCTCGGACTCCTTGTAGGCGCAGGCTTTACCGCCTGGACATTCCACTACAAGGATGATTTCAACAAGAACATTATGTACAACCGTAACCACCTGACCATGGAAGAATCCGAAATTCTCCACTGGCTGGGAACGTTGTCCCAGAAGAATAGGCTCTTCATTTACGGTAGACCTTGGCACTTTATCGGTTACGGAGTATCCTCCATCCATTACGACCGAGCCCGTCTGATGTCCAACGAGGAACTGAAAAAGCTGGTGGACAAATACCAGGGCGAAGTCTACTACATCCGCGGCCTGGATTGCTGGGACAGCCAGACCTACCACAAGAAAGCTGTGGAACACAGAATTCCTACCACCTGCGACGTCTTTGAACGAGAAATGGACATGGAAGGAGTGGCAAACTTCCTGATTACCAACAATTACTGGGTCCAGATCGCTAAATTCAACGGACGCAGGGACTATAATCCCGTAAATATTATTGCCGTAAACGACCCCGTCTTTGAAGTTCCTACAGACACTCTGGCCGGTAAACCGGGTCTCCGCATTTCCTTTAGCCTGAACGAAAGAGGGAACGCCATTAACGACTGGTCCTACGCAATCTTCGTCAATGGCGAAAAAAGCAACGACGGTCCGTACATCCGTGGCGACATCCAGATGAACTATTCCGCAAGCAAGCTGAAACAGGGCTACAACACCATCCGCTATGTGGTATACGACAACCTGAAGCGTAAGGCAATCGCAGATATCCAGAGGTTCTATTTCCACAAGGACGGAGGCGTTCTCCCGTTAGTAGACGTGCCCTACGAAAGTCACCAGCAGGGCTGGGGCAGCATCCAGAAAAACAAGAGCATTGACGGAAACGCATTCAGGATTGCCGGAAAGCAGTACGTCTATGGTCTCGGCATCCACACCCCGTCTTCCACCGTCTACCATGTGGACGGCAAGTTCAAGACCATTCAGGCCTCCTTCGGGCTGGACGAGGAATCCCTCTGTGGCGACGGCGCAAGACTTCAGGTTATCGGTGATGGAAAGGTCCTCTACGAAAGCGAAGCCTTTACCGCAGGAACCTTGAACAACCTGGACGTGAACATCGAAGGCGTCAAGCAGCTTACGCTGGCCACTCTCCAGCTTGAGTCCAACAACTGCGACCATGTGGACATCATCAATCCCGTTCTCATTCCGTAACAGAGACTGACCTATGCTATTATCCGTAATTATCCCCGTATTTAACGAAGAAGAAATCGTAGCAAAGACCTACGAAGTACTGGAAAATGTCCTGAAGGATGTGGAACACGAACTGATTTTCGTGAATGATGGTTCCAGAGATCGCACCCGTGAAATCGTGGAAGGACTGCTCCCCGGCAATCCCAACAACAAGATTGTGAATTTCAGCCGAAACTTCGGTCACCAGGCAGCCTTTAGCGCAGGCCTGGACCACGCCCAGGGCGACGCAGTCGTCATTATTGACGGCGACCTGCAGGATCCGCCGGAACTGATTCATGAAATGCTGGAAAAGTGGCGCGAAGGCTACCAGGTAGTCTACGCCCAGCGTAACAAGCGTGCCGGCGAAACCATCTTCAAGCGTTTTACCGCATTTGCCTTCTACCGCATTATCGGACGCTTGACCAGCATCGACATTCCCCCTGACACCGGTGACTACCGCCTGATGGACCGCTGCGTCGTGGACCAGCTGAAGAACCTTCCGGAACGTAGCCGATTCCTTCGTGGTCTCGTCTGCTGGGTTGGCTTCAAGAAAATCGGCGTCAAGTACGATCGCGCGGAACGTACCGCAGGCACTTCCAAGTACCCCCTGAAGAAGATGATCCGCCTGGCTGTCGACGGCATTACAGGCTTTAGCACTTCCCCGCTGAAGATCAGTTTCTACATGGGCTTGTTCGCTGCCATCGTCGGCTTCGCCGTTTTCGTATGGTCCATCGTGGAAAAGATCGTCAATCCCGCTACGACCGTACCGGGCTGGGCCTCCCTCATGACCGCCATCGTATTTTTCTCCGGCGTGCAGCTCATTACCATCGGTATTCTGGGTGCCTACATCGGACGAATCTATGAAGAAGTAAAGCAGCGTCCGTTATATATTGAGGATAAGAAGAAATAATTTTTGGAGTGTTTATGAAGAACAAACTTTTCGTCATGAGTTCCGCCAGTGGCGCAGGAAAGTCCACCTTGCAGAAGATGGTCCTCCCCGACTTTCCCGACATCAAGTATTCCATTTCCGCTACCACCCGCAAGCCTCGTGAAGGTGAAGTAGACGGCGTCCACTATTTCTTCAAGACCCGCGAAGAATTTGAAGAACTGATCAAGAGCGACGGTCTCATCGAATACAACGAAGTCCACGGGAACTATTATGGCACTCCCAAGAGCTTTGTAGAAAAAACTCTGGCAGAAGGCAATCGCGTCCTGTTCGACCTGGACGTATTCGGCAAGGTGAACTTCGACAAGGTCTATCCCGACGCAACCGGTATTTTGATTCTCCCCCCCAGCGACGAAGAACTGGAACGTCGCCTCCGTGGCCGTGGTACTGATTCCGAGGAAGTGATCCAGCTCCGTCTTGCAAACGCCAAGAAGGAAGTGGAATTCGCCAAGACCCAGGGCAAGTACGAATACACCATTGTCAATGACGACGTGGAAAAAGCTGCCGAAGAACTCCGCGCCATCTTGAAAAAATAAAACGGACGGACAAAGCATCCTCTGAGTAGGCGAAGCCTATGATAGCGCAGTCGTTTTTTGGGGGTTCTAAGGGGGCAACGCCCCCTTACGTCATTAGTCTATTTCCACCTTAATATCTACGCCCGGGGCCCATGGCTTCGGGGCGTTTACGATTGGGCTTAAGATGCGGCGGACAAGGACCAGGTCCTTGGTCTTGACATAAAGTTTCGCCCAACGGACATTCTGGACCATAGAGATAAAGGCATCCACAGGCCCTAAGACGAGTAGGGATTTTTCAGCTCGTAAGATTTGTTCCAGACGATTGACCGTAGCAGTCAGGAGAGATTCATCCTTACTGCCGCAACTGATTTCCACCAGTTTGCAGAACGGCGGATAGAATGCGTCCTGACGGTCCTGAACTTCCTTGGCCGCAAACCCTTCGAAATCGTGATGAACCGCAAACTGCATGACAGGTTCAGTCGGTTTCAATGTCTGGATGAAAACTTGTCCAGGAACATCTCCCGCGCGCCCCGCACGACCCGCCGTCTGGCTCAGCAACTGGTACATTTTCTCGCCGGAGCGGAAATCCGGAATTCCCAGGCCAGAGTCAGCGCCTACCACACCCACCAGGCGGACGCCCGGAAAGTCATGGCCCTTCGCCACCATCTGAGTCCCTATAAGGATATTGTATTCCCGATTGCGGAAAGAGTCCAGAATCTTCTCGCTGGCCCCCACGTTCTGGGTAGTGTCACGGTCCATACGGATTACCTTGGCGCCGGCCACCCACTCCTGGATTTCGTCTTCCAGCATTTCGATGGCACCGCCTACGAACTCATAAGTTTCCGCCCCACAGCTATGGCAGGGAGAATTCACCGGGTAAAGTCTCCCGCAGTAATGGCACATCAGGGAGCTGTACTGTTTGTGGTAAACCAGCGGGACATGGCAATCCTTACAGTAAAGAGTTTCGCCACATTCAGAACAAACTCTTATTTTGGAATAACCGCGACGGTTCATCAGCACAATGGCCTGACCTCCTGCGGCAACACAATCCGTCAAGGCCTCTCGAAGTTGCGGAGACAGCATGATGCCCTTCTGCTGGCGCATCTTGCACATATCCAGGATGCTCACCTGAGGCATAGGGGCCTGGGTTGCACGCTCCTT comes from the Fibrobacter sp. UWR4 genome and includes:
- a CDS encoding transketolase, producing MQDAIVTKAADNVRILSAAMVQKAKSGHPGGAMGAADAITLLFAEFLRFDPENPNWEARDRFFMDPGHMSALLYSELAIQGKLNMEDLKNFRQLNSRTPGHPEVDFALGIENSSGPLGIGHAVALGNAIAERFMVERFGDILNHKVVCLVSDGGLEEEIAYGVGRVAGHLKLSNLIFFYDANQVQLSCRCEDVMSHDFKKQYEAWGFRVIDVADGSDIASLREAFKAAWAETEKPTIVIGHTTMAKGAIAEDGKSFEGAVSTHGQPLNAAGASTDATVKNLGGDPADPFKIFSEVAEAFEARKAELRKEVEAWKKAKAAWDAANPEKAATLKDWLSGNAPKIDLSGLELKEGVATRVTSGTILGHLAENVKNCICSSADLSNSDNTQAFLNKTGIFRANDFKGGFVQVGVAELTMGAICCGIALHGGLYPICATFFVFSDYMKPILRMAALMGLPVKFMYTHDSFRVGEDGPTHEPIEHETQIRLLEGLKKTHGPNKGKSEMLVLRPADAFETVAAWEMAFENNDSPTTIILTRQNVKTLPGDRKAEAAKCRKGAYVVSDNCGSDRPDLTFVSNGSDVLLTHDAAEVLRAEGLKVRVVSMISPALFMSQSKEYRDSIITPWTPVFAKSSGLPLLFAQVVGGFGKVSGLERFGASAPAGVLEKEFGYTPEAVVAAAKEYLAEYKANIEDFKKNNA
- a CDS encoding NPCBM/NEW2 domain-containing protein, with the protein product MKATVLRILKNLAHPGTIIGIIASMAIPFLVYLAPNIGHKDIIQQLDLYLPFPLFAIQFIASIVLFVLLQKDFRNWIKTILPEKKFTILMVLFTLAVTIFAATQIEARHRVQSDESVFMSVAQNMYYNQESGTCNQGYFEDGKLTCVSKSNSFKTKGLSFLYTLGIPLLGTDLHWIFNFELLLLPLAVLLMFLAVVAWTRQPLLAFFAALLTALQPTVLFQFRSMSVEPLYVFLSALSVLTFRYAYDRNTVKHWALFALILAFFAQTRQETVFCFAPFILVSLPKLLDQKSAKAPTFFVLLSLFSVPVLLTISYFQGFGFQGGEFEAHGHFLEDVSRNWEVMTKPLNDKGELVNPFLTYFNYLFAVGGICLILKAIFDAFTRKDRYRFFFLEFLVFLVLYHLQTYVILENVSGDFTIEINQRYSLVMLPSMAILGAIPVSYLILFAAKLVSSKRTTTVACILGLLVGAGFTAWTFHYKDDFNKNIMYNRNHLTMEESEILHWLGTLSQKNRLFIYGRPWHFIGYGVSSIHYDRARLMSNEELKKLVDKYQGEVYYIRGLDCWDSQTYHKKAVEHRIPTTCDVFEREMDMEGVANFLITNNYWVQIAKFNGRRDYNPVNIIAVNDPVFEVPTDTLAGKPGLRISFSLNERGNAINDWSYAIFVNGEKSNDGPYIRGDIQMNYSASKLKQGYNTIRYVVYDNLKRKAIADIQRFYFHKDGGVLPLVDVPYESHQQGWGSIQKNKSIDGNAFRIAGKQYVYGLGIHTPSSTVYHVDGKFKTIQASFGLDEESLCGDGARLQVIGDGKVLYESEAFTAGTLNNLDVNIEGVKQLTLATLQLESNNCDHVDIINPVLIP
- a CDS encoding glycosyltransferase family 2 protein, translated to MLLSVIIPVFNEEEIVAKTYEVLENVLKDVEHELIFVNDGSRDRTREIVEGLLPGNPNNKIVNFSRNFGHQAAFSAGLDHAQGDAVVIIDGDLQDPPELIHEMLEKWREGYQVVYAQRNKRAGETIFKRFTAFAFYRIIGRLTSIDIPPDTGDYRLMDRCVVDQLKNLPERSRFLRGLVCWVGFKKIGVKYDRAERTAGTSKYPLKKMIRLAVDGITGFSTSPLKISFYMGLFAAIVGFAVFVWSIVEKIVNPATTVPGWASLMTAIVFFSGVQLITIGILGAYIGRIYEEVKQRPLYIEDKKK
- the gmk gene encoding guanylate kinase — encoded protein: MKNKLFVMSSASGAGKSTLQKMVLPDFPDIKYSISATTRKPREGEVDGVHYFFKTREEFEELIKSDGLIEYNEVHGNYYGTPKSFVEKTLAEGNRVLFDLDVFGKVNFDKVYPDATGILILPPSDEELERRLRGRGTDSEEVIQLRLANAKKEVEFAKTQGKYEYTIVNDDVEKAAEELRAILKK